A window from Saccharomyces cerevisiae S288C chromosome XIII, complete sequence encodes these proteins:
- the ERV25 gene encoding Erv25p (Member of the p24 family involved in ER to Golgi transport; role in misfolded protein quality control; forms a heterotrimeric complex with Erp1, Erp2p, and Emp24): MQVLQLWLTTLISLVVAVQGLHFDIAASTDPEQVCIRDFVTEGQLVVADIHSDGSVGDGQKLNLFVRDSVGNEYRRKRDFAGDVRVAFTAPSSTAFDVCFENQAQYRGRSLSRAIELDIESGAEARDWNKISANEKLKPIEVELRRVEEITDEIVDELTYLKNREERLRDTNESTNRRVRNFSILVIIVLSSLGVWQVNYLKNYFKTKHII, encoded by the coding sequence atGCAGGTGTTACAGTTATGGTTGACAACTTTGATCTCTTTGGTGGTGGCAGTGCAGGGATTACATTTCGACATTGCAGCATCTACAGATCCAGAACAGGTTTGTATTCGTGATTTTGTCACTGAAGGTCAATTGGTTGTCGCGGATATTCACTCAGATGGTTCTGTTGGTGATGGACAGAAACTAAACCTCTTCGTGCGTGATTCAGTTGGAAACGAGTATCGTAGAAAGAGGGACTTTGCAGGCGACGTTCGTGTTGCGTTTACTGCTCCATCCTCCACGGCATTCGACGtttgttttgaaaatcagGCTCAGTATCGTGGCCGTTCTTTAAGCAGGGCCATTGAATTGGACATTGAGAGTGGTGCTGAAGCTCGTGACTGGAACAAGATCAGTGCCAACGAAAAATTGAAACCTATAGAAGTGGAGTTGCGTAGAGTGGAGGAAATTACCGACGAAATTGTCGACGAATTGACTTACTTGAAAAACAGAGAGGAGAGATTAAGAGACACCAATGAATCTACCAACAGAAGGGTAAGaaatttctcaattttGGTTATTATTGTCTTGTCCTCGCTGGGTGTTTGGCAAGTCAACTATTTGAAGAACTACTTCAAAACGAAACATATCATTTAA
- the RAD33 gene encoding Rad33p (Protein involved in nucleotide excision repair; green fluorescent protein (GFP)-fusion protein localizes to the nucleus), which produces MSKSTNVSYERVELFENPKVPIEVEDEILEKYAESSLDHDMTVNELPRFFKDLQLEPTIWKLVRNEDVIIEGTDVIDFTKLVRCTCQLLILMNNLTVIDDLWSMLIRNCGRDVDFPQVALRDHVLSVKDLQKISNLIGADQSSGTIEMISCATDGKRLFMTYLDFGCVLGKLGYLKM; this is translated from the coding sequence atgagCAAATCCACTAACGTTAGTTATGAAAGAGTAGAGCTATTCGAGAACCCGAAAGTACCTATCGAagttgaagatgaaattcTGGAAAAATATGCGGAATCCAGTCTGGACCATGATATGACCGTTAATGAACTACCAAGGTTCTTCAAGGATTTGCAACTAGAGCCCACAATTTGGAAACTGGTGAGAAATGAAGACGTCATTATAGAAGGAACTGACGTAATAGATTTCACGAAACTGGTACGATGCACATGCCAGTTACTGATACTGATGAATAATTTAACAGTAATAGATGATTTATGGTCGATGCTTATTAGAAACTGTGGCAGAGACGTGGATTTCCCGCAAGTGGCCTTAAGAGATCATGTATTAAGCGTAAAAGaccttcaaaaaatctCCAATCTCATCGGGGCTGACCAAAGTTCTGGGACCATTGAAATGATTAGTTGTGCTACTGATGGCAAGAGGCTTTTCATGACATACTTGGACTTTGGTTGCGTATTGGGAAAACTAGGTTACTTAAAGATGTGA
- the SPT5 gene encoding transcription elongation factor SPT5 (Spt4p/5p (DSIF) transcription elongation factor complex subunit; the Spt4/5 complex binds to ssRNA in a sequence-specific manner, and in concert with RNAP I and II has multiple roles regulating transcriptional elongation, RNA processing, quality control, and transcription-coupled repair; interacts with DNA upstream of RNAPII and the non-template strand of the transcription bubble; Spt5p is the only transcription elongation factor conserved in all domains of life), translated as MSDNSDTNVSMQDHDQQFADPVVVPQSTDTKDENTSDKDTVDSGNVTTTESTERAESTSNIPPLDGEEKEAKSEPQQPEDNAETAATEQVSSSNGPATDDAQATLNTDSSEANEIVKKEEGSDERKRPREEDTKNSDGDTKDEGDNKDEDDDEDDDDDDDDEDDDDEAPTKRRRQERNRFLDIEAEVSDDEDEDEDEEDSELVREGFITHGDDEDDEASAPGARRDDRLHRQLDQDLNKTSEEDAQRLAKELRERYGRSSSKQYRAAAQDGYVPQRFLLPSVDTATIWGVRCRPGKEKELIRKLLKKKFNLDRAMGKKKLKILSIFQRDNYTGRIYIEAPKQSVIEKFCNGVPDIYISQKLLIPVQELPLLLKPNKSDDVALEEGSYVRIKRGIYKGDLAMVDQISENNLEVMLKIVPRLDYGKFDEIDPTTQQRKSRRPTFAHRAPPQLFNPTMALRLDQANLYKRDDRHFTYKNEDYIDGYLYKSFRIQHVETKNIQPTVEELARFGSKEGAVDLTSVSQSIKKAQAAKVTFQPGDRIEVLNGEQRGSKGIVTRTTKDIATIKLNGFTTPLEFPISTLRKIFEPGDHVTVINGEHQGDAGLVLMVEQGQVTFMSTQTSREVTITANNLSKSIDTTATSSEYALHDIVELSAKNVACIIQAGHDIFKVIDETGKVSTITKGSILSKINTARARVSSVDANGNEIKIGDTIVEKVGSRREGQVLYIQTQQIFVVSKKIVENAGVFVVNPSNVEAVASKDNMLSNKMDLSKMNPEIISKMGPPSSKTFQQPIQSRGGREVALGKTVRIRSAGYKGQLGIVKDVNGDKATVELHSKNKHITIDKHKLTYYNREGGEGITYDELVNRRGRVPQARMGPSYVSAPRNMATGGIAAGAAATSSGLSGGMTPGWSSFDGGKTPAVNAHGGSGGGGVSSWGGASTWGGQGNGGASAWGGAGGGASAWGGQGTGATSTWGGASAWGNKSSWGGASTWASGGESNGAMSTWGGTGDRSAYGGASTWGGNNNNKSTRDGGASAWGNQDDGNRSAWNNQGNKSNYGGNSTWGGH; from the coding sequence ATGAGTGACAACTCGGACACAAACGTGAGCATGCAGGACCATGATCAACAATTTGCTGATCCCGTAGTGGTTCCGCAGTCAACTGACActaaagatgaaaatacTAGTGACAAAGATACTGTTGATAGTGGCAATGTGACCACAACGGAAAGTACAGAACGTGCAGAAAGTACAAGCAATATTCCCCCTTTAGATggggaagaaaaagaagcaaaatCTGAGCCACAGCAACCTGAGGATAATGCAGAAACGGCGGCCACAGAGCAGGTTTCATCTAGTAACGGGCCTGCTACAGATGATGCCCAAGCAACTTTGAATACGGATTCATCCGAAGCAAATGAAATTGTCAAGAAGGAAGAGGGCTCTGATGAAAGGAAGAGACCTCGCGAAGAGGACACCAAAAACAGTGATGGTGATACCAAAGATGAGGGCGATAACaaagatgaagacgatgatgaagacgacgatgacgatgatgatgatgaggacgatgacgatgaagCCCCAACTAAAAGGCGTCGTCAGGAGAGGAACAGATTCTTGGATATTGAAGCTGAGGTtagtgatgatgaagatgaagatgaagatgaagaggattCAGAGTTGGTTCGTGAAGGTTTCATTACCCatggtgatgatgaagatgacgaagCAAGTGCTCCAGGCGCAAGAAGAGACGATAGATTACATAGACAACTGGACCAAGATTTGAACAAGACTTCAGAAGAAGACGCTCAAAGGTTAGCGAAAGAATTAAGGGAGCGTTACGGTAGAAGCAGCTCCAAGCAATACCGTGCTGCTGCTCAAGATGGTTACGTGCCCCAGAGGTTTCTCCTACCAAGTGTTGATACAGCTACCATTTGGGGTGTGCGCTGCAGACCAggtaaagaaaaggaattgATTCGTAagttattaaaaaaaaaattcaatttGGATAGGGCGATGggtaagaaaaaactgaaaattttatccaTTTTCCAAAGGGATAATTACACAGGAAGAATCTATATCGAAGCCCCTAAGCAATCcgttattgaaaaattttgtaatgGTGTTCCAgatatttatatttctcaaaaattGCTAATTCCTGTCCAAGAATTACCTCTATTACTAAAACCAAACAAATCTGATGATGTTGCTTTGGAAGAAGGTAGCTACGTTCGTATTAAGAGAGGGATCTATAAGGGTGACTTAGCTATGGTCGACCAAATTAGTGAGAATAATTTAGAAGTTATGCTGAAAATTGTTCCTCGTCTGGATTATGGTAAATTCGACGAAATTGATCCAACAACACAGCAACGTAAATCCAGAAGACCAACTTTTGCTCATAGAGCACCACCGCAATTATTTAATCCAACAATGGCTCTAAGATTAGACCAAGCTAACCTGTACAAAAGGGATGATCGCCACTTTACTTATAAGAATGAAGATTATATCGATGGTTATCTGTATAAGTCCTTCAGAATTCAACATGTGgaaaccaaaaatattCAGCCAACTGTGGAGGAATTGGCAAGATTCGGTTCCAAAGAGGGCGCGGTAGATCTAACATCAGTTTCACAATCAATCAAGAAGGCTCAAGCTGCAAAGGTCACTTTCCAGCCAGGTGATCGTATCGAAGTTCTAAATGGTGAACAACGTGGTTCCAAGGGTATTGTAACAAGAACCACGAAAGATATTGCTACTATCAAACTAAATGGCTTTACAACGCCTCTAGAATTTCCTATCTCTACTCTGAGGAAAATTTTCGAACCTGGTGATCACGTTACTGTCATCAATGGTGAACATCAAGGTGATGCTGGTTTAGTTCTTATGGTAGAGCAAGGTCAAGTGACATTTATGTCAACTCAAACAAGCAGAGAAGTTACCATTACAGCAAATAATCTGTCCAAATCCATCGACACTACAGCTACATCAAGTGAATATGCGCTACATGACATAGTCGAATTGAGTGCTAAAAATGTTGCTTGTATTATTCAAGCTGGCCACGATATCTTCAAGGTTATTGATGAAACTGGTAAAGTGTCGACAATTACGAAGGGGTCTATCTTGagtaaaataaatactGCTCGTGCACGCGTTTCTAGTGTCGATGCAAATGGtaatgaaatcaaaattgGTGATACCATAGTAGAGAAAGTAGGTTCACGCAGAGAAGGTCAGGTCCTGTACATACAAACACAAcaaatttttgttgtttcaaagaagattgttgaaaatgcaGGGGTTTTTGTTGTTAACCCTAGTAACGTTGAGGCCGTGGCATCCAAGGACAATATGTTAAGTAACAAAATGGATCTAAGTAAAATGAATCCAGAAATCATTTCTAAAATGGGACCTCCATCATCTAAGACATTCCAACAACCCATCCAGTCCAGAGGAGGTCGTGAAGTTGCACTCGGCAAAACAGTAAGAATTCGTTCTGCTGGTTACAAGGGTCAATTAGGTATTGTGAAAGATGTGAATGGTGATAAAGCTACTGTCGAATTACACTCGAAGAACAAACACATTACAATTGACAAGCATAAGTTAACATATTACAACCGTGAGGGAGGTGAAGGTATCACGTATGATGAATTGGTTAATAGACGTGGTAGAGTTCCACAGGCCAGAATGGGCCCAAGTTACGTCAGTGCCCCAAGAAACATGGCCACTGGCGGTATTGCAGCAGGTGCTGCGGCTACCTCTTCTGGTCTTAGCGGTGGTATGACACCAGGATGGAGCTCCTTCGATGGTGGCAAAACACCAGCTGTAAATGCGCATGGAGGCTCAGGTGGTGGCGGTGTCTCCTCATGGGGTGGTGCTTCCACTTGGGGTGGCCAAGGTAATGGAGGTGCATCCGCTTGGGGCGGTGCTGGCGGCGGTGCCTCAGCTTGGGGCGGCCAAGGTACTGGTGCTACTTCTACTTGGGGTGGTGCTTCAGCCTGGGGTAACAAATCAAGTTGGGGCGGTGCATCCACTTGGGCGTCGGGTGGTGAATCTAATGGTGCCATGTCTACTTGGGGTGG